From the genome of Terriglobia bacterium:
TATGAATCACCGCATGGGACTGTTCGACGGCATCCTGATCAAGAACAACCATCTTGCATTTCATTCCTCCGTCGATGCGGCCATCCGCGCGGCTCGCGCCCATCTGGGTTACCTGGTGAAAGTCGAGGTCGAAGTGCGAAGCCTCGAAGAATTGCGCACGGCGCTGGAAACGGGCGCCGACGTGATCCTGCTGGATAATTTCAATCCGCAGCAAACCCTGGAGGCGGTACAGCTGGTATCCGGGCGCGTTCCGATCGAGTCATCCGGAGGTATCACGCTGGACACTGTTCGCGATTTTGCCGAAGCCGGCGTCGACTACATCTCGATCGGCGCGCTGACCCATTCGGCCCGCGCTGTCGACATTCATTTGCGGGTAATGCCCGAGTAATCTAATCATCGAATGGACCGGAAACTCGACGAGCTTCTATTTGCCCTGATGCAGAACATGACGCTCGCGGTGTCGGGAGAGAAGCTGGCCAAAGATCTTCGTGTTTCTCACTCCACGCTCCTGCGATGGATCGAAAAGCTTCGTGAAGCCGGAATCGAGATCCGTGGCGAGCTGTTCACCGGTTTCAGGCTGGTCCGCCTGCCCGATGTCCTGCTGCCGCAGATTATCCGGCCGAGGCTTCGCACCCGGATCATCGGCCGGAACCTGTTTCACTTTTATGACGTCGATTCGACCAACTCTTTCGCCGGCCGCTTGATCACTCACGGCCGCAAGATTCCGGAGGGAACCGTGGTCCTGGCCGAAGCGCAGACCGCCGGCCGCGGCCGGCTGGGACGCAGCTGGCACTCCCAGAGAGAAGCCGGCATCTATTTTTCGATGGTTTTGTTCCCGAAAGCGCCGCCCAGTCTCGCGCCGCTGTTCACGCTGGCCACTGCAGTGGCGATGCACAATGCGGTGGAGCGCTACACCGGGCTCGACATCGACATCAAATGGCCGAATGACCTGCTGATCGGGCAACGGAAGTTCTGCGGGATACTTTCCGAGATTCATGCGGAAGTGGATCTGGTGAAGATGATGATCATCGGGGTTGGCCTCAACGCGAACCATGAAAGCCTGCCCGAAGATATAGCGCAGCGCGCGACCTCGCTGCGGATCGCATCCGGCCACATTCAATCGAGAATCGAGATTTTGCTGGAATTCTTTGAAGAGTTCGAGACCATCTATATGGATTTCGAGCGCAAAGGGCCGCGCAGCATCATCGATCAATGGACGTGTTCTTCGAGTTTCGCGAACGGGCGCAGAATCGAAATCCATGACGGCGTCCGGAAAATCGCCGGAGTTACCCGCGGTTTGAACCCGCTCGGCGCGCTGAGAATCGAACAGAAGGGCGGCCAGATTGAAGAGGTCTACAGCGGCGACGTCGTGGAGTGGGAGTAACCATGTTACTGGCAATTGATCTCGGCAACACCAACACGGTCTTCGGAGTCTACGACACCAGCGACAAGCTCGTCATGCACTGGCGGCTGTCCACTCAGAAGGAGCGAACCGTCGATGAGTACGGCATCCTCCTGCGCAACCTTTTTGCGCTGGAGAAAATCGACGCGGCAAAGATCCGCCGCGTGATTATCGCTTCGGTGGTGCCGCCGCTCGACCCGGTATTGAACGAGATGGCATCTGTCTATTTTTCGGTGAAGCCGGTCTTCGTGACCCACGAGAATGCCGGGATTCCCATTCTCTACGACGATCCGCGCGAAGTCGGCGCCGATCGCATCGTCGACGCGGTTGCAGTAATCCACAAGTACGGCAAGCCTGCGATCGTGGTCGACTTCGGCACGGCCACGACGTTCGATGCGATCACTTCGGACGGCGAGTATCGAGGCGGCGTTATCGCTCCTGGAATTGTCATATCCGCCGAAGCGCTGTACGAACATGCCGCCAAGCTTCCCCGGATCGAAATTCAGAAACCGCCGCATGTCATCGGCACTTCCACGATCACGAGCATGCAAAGCGGCCTGTTCTACGGCTACGTCGCTCTGGTCGACGGCATCATCGCCAGAATGAAAAAGGAACTCGGTCCGGATGCGCGGGTCATCGGCACCGGCGGCCAGGCTCTATTCATCAGCCAGGAAACCAAGCTGATCGACACGGTCGATCCGAATATCACGCTGGACGGGCTTCAACTGCTCGCCTCACGCCTGACGCGCTGACAAAAGCCGTTGGATTGATGACACTCATGTAATAATGGCGCAGCTTTGGCGGCTGCCGAAGCGGGAGACGATATGATGCGTCGAACAGTACTTGCCGTATCCCTGCTTGCATGCGCGGTCCTTTGTGCGTGCAGCCGCTCCGCCGGCAGCAACGAAACGTCGGCGATTGACGTCAGCCATCCTGTAAAGGGCGACTGGGCCGTTGTTCGGCTCGAAAGCGATCCGGATAACCTGAATCCGCTTATCAGTACAAATGCTGTTGCCCACTACGTGATGTGGGGAGTCAATAATTCTCAGGTATATGAGTTGTTGATGGCCTACAACAACAAAGACTTTGGTTTGACTGAGCCCCTTCTGATAGAAGCACCACCTTCAATTTCTGACGATCGTTTGACATATACCATCAAAATTCGGGACGGTGTTAAATGGCACGATGGCGTGCCCTTTACCCCCGACGATGTTCTGTTCACCTTCAAAGCTGCTGCTTGTCCTCTGGATGATACCGGGCCGGTTCGTAGTTATTTGAGTGAAATTGCAGACATTCAGGTGGACGGCCGCTCCATGCGTTTCCAGATGAAGAAGCCGAATGTATACAATGTAGAAAACGTCGCCAACACTCTGGCCATCATTCCAAAGCACGTTTTCGACGCGGACGGCTTGCTGGATGGCTTCAGCTATAAAGACATCATCGGGCCGAAAGGAAAAGCCGACCCCAAGATCAAGAAGTTTGCGGAAGGGTTCAACACTCATCCTGCGAATCGCGCCCCCATTGGAACCGGACCTTATAAGTTTGAAAAGTGGGACAGCGGCAAGGAGATTGTGCTCACAAGGAACGACGATTATTGGGGGAAAAAGCCCTATCTCGACAAGATCGTCTATAAGGTCATCAACGATTACACGGCCGCGCTCACTGCATTGAAGGCAGGAGAAATCGACCTGCAACCCAGGTTATTGCCTATTCAATACAGGGACCAGACATCCGGACAGGCGTTCGATCAGCAATTTGCCAAAGGAACGTACTCGATTCCTTCCGCCTCCTGGATCATCTGGAATAATGACCGGCCGTTTTTTAAAGACAAACGTGTCCGGCAGGCGATGACGATGCTGATCGACCGGCAGAAAATAATCGATAAGATCCGGCTCGGCCTGGGGACCATCGCCATTTCGCCGATCAGTCCTCAGGCGCCCAATTTCGATCCGAATCTCAAGGCGTTGCCTTATGACCCGAAGCGAGCCGGCGAATTATTGGATGAGGCAGGCTGGATCGATCACGATGGTGACGGCATCCGGGACAAAGACGGCGTGAAATTCAAATTCGAATTTCTGGGCTCCACCGGAAGCCCCACATTCCCGCAGCTTTCGCCTGTGCTTGAAGAAGCTTTCCGGAAAGCCGGCATTGAGATGACGGAGCGGACGATTGAATTCGCTTTGATGTCCAAGGCGCTGAAAGAGCACCGGTTCGATTCAAGCGCGCTCACCTCGTCATCCGATCTGGATCAGGAGCAAACGCAGATATTTCATTCCAGTTCGGCAGCAGGCGGCTCTAATTTTATGAATTTCAAGAACGCCGATTCCGACCGCCTTCTGGAGCAGATCAACCTGGAATTCGATCCGCAGAAACGGAAAGCTCTTTACTGGAAATGGCAGGAGTTGATGGCAGATGAACAGCCTGTCGCGTTCCTTTATTACTGGCTCGAACCCGCTGCCTATAGCAAGAGGTTCCAGAACGTGCAGTGGCTGCCGCTACGGCCCGGATACGACCTGAACAGCTGGTGGGTTCCAGCTGCGTTGCAAAAGTACAAAAGCACGACTGCGCCATAGAGGATGCGGGGATATTTCGTCAAACGTCTTCTTCTGATTATTCCAACGCTGCTGGGTATTTCGATCGTTTCGTTCATCCTCATCCATCTGGCGCCTGGCGATCCCGCAGAGCTGAAGCTTGCACAGAACGATCAAAGAATTACCGGAGACATCGCCGAACAACTCAAGGAAACCCGGGAGTTGTACGGGCTCGATCGTCCTCTCTACATTCAGTACTTCAGCTGGCTGAAACGGATCGTCACATTCGATTTCGGCGAATCCCTGCGCGATCATCGGCCGATCATCGACAAATTGAAGGAACGCCTGCCTGTTTCGATCGAATTGAGCGGGATTTCGATCGTTCTTGCCTATTTAATAGCGATTCCGCTCGGCATGTACTCGGCGACGCATCGATTCACTATAGGCGAACGCATACTTACAGTCCTGTTGTTCGGGCTTTACTCCATTCCGAACTTCTGGCTGGCGACGATGGCCATCATTTATCTCGGCGGCGGTGACTTCTGGAACGTGTTTCCAGTATTTGGTCTGACCTCGAACAACTCTGCGACGTGGCCGCTATGGCAGCGTGTCGTCGACGAAGGATGGCACCTCGTTCTTCCGGTGGGGTGCCTGACGTATTACACGATGGCGGTTCTGTCGCGATATATGCGCGCCAGCATGCTGGAAATCATCCGCCAGGACTATATCCGGACGGCAAAAGCCAAAGGTTTGAGCGAGCGGATGGTCGTCTACCGTCATGCGTTGCGGAATTCGTTAATACCGATCATTACACTCGTGGCTGATCTTCTTCCGGCCGTTGTCGGAGGCAGCATCGTTATCGAAACGTTGTTTTCCATTCCCGGGATGGGGCAGCTCAGCTATGAGGCTGTATTCACGAGAGACTACCCGCTCCTCATGGCTCTGTTTACGACGAGCGCCCTCGTGACGCTGGCTGGTGTCCTGATTGCGGACTTTCTGTACGTACTGGCGGATCCCAGAATTGCTT
Proteins encoded in this window:
- a CDS encoding biotin--[acetyl-CoA-carboxylase] ligase, encoding MDRKLDELLFALMQNMTLAVSGEKLAKDLRVSHSTLLRWIEKLREAGIEIRGELFTGFRLVRLPDVLLPQIIRPRLRTRIIGRNLFHFYDVDSTNSFAGRLITHGRKIPEGTVVLAEAQTAGRGRLGRSWHSQREAGIYFSMVLFPKAPPSLAPLFTLATAVAMHNAVERYTGLDIDIKWPNDLLIGQRKFCGILSEIHAEVDLVKMMIIGVGLNANHESLPEDIAQRATSLRIASGHIQSRIEILLEFFEEFETIYMDFERKGPRSIIDQWTCSSSFANGRRIEIHDGVRKIAGVTRGLNPLGALRIEQKGGQIEEVYSGDVVEWE
- a CDS encoding type III pantothenate kinase, whose product is MLLAIDLGNTNTVFGVYDTSDKLVMHWRLSTQKERTVDEYGILLRNLFALEKIDAAKIRRVIIASVVPPLDPVLNEMASVYFSVKPVFVTHENAGIPILYDDPREVGADRIVDAVAVIHKYGKPAIVVDFGTATTFDAITSDGEYRGGVIAPGIVISAEALYEHAAKLPRIEIQKPPHVIGTSTITSMQSGLFYGYVALVDGIIARMKKELGPDARVIGTGGQALFISQETKLIDTVDPNITLDGLQLLASRLTR
- a CDS encoding peptide-binding protein, which produces MMRRTVLAVSLLACAVLCACSRSAGSNETSAIDVSHPVKGDWAVVRLESDPDNLNPLISTNAVAHYVMWGVNNSQVYELLMAYNNKDFGLTEPLLIEAPPSISDDRLTYTIKIRDGVKWHDGVPFTPDDVLFTFKAAACPLDDTGPVRSYLSEIADIQVDGRSMRFQMKKPNVYNVENVANTLAIIPKHVFDADGLLDGFSYKDIIGPKGKADPKIKKFAEGFNTHPANRAPIGTGPYKFEKWDSGKEIVLTRNDDYWGKKPYLDKIVYKVINDYTAALTALKAGEIDLQPRLLPIQYRDQTSGQAFDQQFAKGTYSIPSASWIIWNNDRPFFKDKRVRQAMTMLIDRQKIIDKIRLGLGTIAISPISPQAPNFDPNLKALPYDPKRAGELLDEAGWIDHDGDGIRDKDGVKFKFEFLGSTGSPTFPQLSPVLEEAFRKAGIEMTERTIEFALMSKALKEHRFDSSALTSSSDLDQEQTQIFHSSSAAGGSNFMNFKNADSDRLLEQINLEFDPQKRKALYWKWQELMADEQPVAFLYYWLEPAAYSKRFQNVQWLPLRPGYDLNSWWVPAALQKYKSTTAP
- a CDS encoding ABC transporter permease, with translation MRGYFVKRLLLIIPTLLGISIVSFILIHLAPGDPAELKLAQNDQRITGDIAEQLKETRELYGLDRPLYIQYFSWLKRIVTFDFGESLRDHRPIIDKLKERLPVSIELSGISIVLAYLIAIPLGMYSATHRFTIGERILTVLLFGLYSIPNFWLATMAIIYLGGGDFWNVFPVFGLTSNNSATWPLWQRVVDEGWHLVLPVGCLTYYTMAVLSRYMRASMLEIIRQDYIRTAKAKGLSERMVVYRHALRNSLIPIITLVADLLPAVVGGSIVIETLFSIPGMGQLSYEAVFTRDYPLLMALFTTSALVTLAGVLIADFLYVLADPRIAYGQ